The Juglans regia cultivar Chandler chromosome 6, Walnut 2.0, whole genome shotgun sequence genome contains the following window.
tagccATGGATCGATCTGATCTGATCATGTAGTGCCTGTATGTGCCTGTATGTGTGGCCAAACTACTAAACAGTAAAAATATAGCTAGGAAGAGAAATTAGAAGAAGGAAAGACAAGCCTATGCGCACaaagtactagctagctagttgctGATCAGaaccaacccaaaaaaaaaggaaaagaatatatatagaaaagataACCACGCTAGCTAGCTTGCTCGCTATCCGAAAGAAAGAATTTATCCAATTAGAATATAGAATACGTACTAAAACATAGAAAGGCAGCTCTTATAACCACAGCTTCTGAGGAATTCACGGCCAGAAAGATACAGAGTAATTACAAAGAAACGTCTGCCCATTCAACAATATCGGCTGAAAAGTTGGACAAAAGCCAATCCAAAAATTTTGccatcaaataataataatattcatgacTGAGAAAAAGACTTTCCAATTCAAGATAGAAAATGTATTTAATATAACAAGTCTTGATTGGGGCCGGTGGTAGTCTAGACGTACGCATGCAAGCTAGATAGCTAGGCCTACGCCTACCTGTTTCCAACGATCAATTACTCCGATGTATACATGCTAGATCAAGACgtttcgtttggatcatcatcatgtgtaggaattatatatatatatatatatatgtaatatactTACTGGAATATAATTACATTATTCATGCTAGTACTAGTACTcatgatcattatatatatatatatagttaatatagtTAATCTTTTGGAACATAAATTCAGATGTGGGTTCAACCTTTCTTGAGCCGTTATAGTCTGAGACTcgactattaattaattaaaattcaaaacataaaactcaaaaaattccAAGAATTTTTGTTTAGGAACtagaaaaaatgttttaaggtACACAAtaaattaagagagagagagagagagagagagaagggtatTTAAATTATCATATTTGTGTAATATTGTGGTATTtaaactatcattttttttttcatgcatttcaaCATTAACCTATCATGATCATTTGCCTTAAAATGCacattatcttcttctttttttatataggataCATTATCTAattttgagcgctggaaaaTGTCTGATTTCTTGTTGTGGGATATTAAACGAAAATAGATGACTTGAATTAAGCATTCTCGGTGcatggtatatatatacatgatacgatattaacttataattagtgtgtatatatatcaagaagactttttaataaattaaggATGCAAAATGCCAAATTAATCTCAGAAGTTACACTAGTACTTCAGATATATATGATCACACAttgcaaaataataattgtttggctatcaaatttcaaaagaagaagagttAATTATTCATCTTGAAgacattttgataattttcttgaaaacatggcatatattaatatatatatatatatatatttatatatatatatatatatgtgtgtgtgtgtgtgtttatgtGGGGCTAACACAAGTGACTTCTTTAAGGAAAACATGACTATATTTTTAAGTGctcactaaattactaattagctagctaggaccTGCctttacattaatatataatacacttggccaccatatatatatatatgtatatataaaggaaattatttcacatttaaaaataaatgttatgtACATGTCTCTTAAGTCTAAATGAGgcttcatttcataaaactatATTTCAAGAAGAGACATATATTCAGATCTTTTCTGCAGCCTAATCTACCacctatagctagctagctgtatgTATGTCACAATTCCCTCCCAAAACCTCTTACTAGCTCCCATTCCTAGCAATATGTtgactgaaaaataaaaaaaaataaaaaacaaatacaggAATATGCGAAGCAGATCAAAAAGAAACTGATCATGTGCTAATTTCGGCTGATCATCTGTCTccttaaatattgtttttttatgatCAGTGTCTTCTTGAGTCTGATCTTATTAAATTTGTCGTCAACATGCATGCTTTTGAGATTCTTGAGTAGTCTCATGACcttaattaaatattagatCACCAGCTTCTTGTGTTTTCACCTTATATATCATGCTTGGTTATTTAGGAAAACTTTTCTAAGCCATAGCTGGCAATTAAGCAACACCCTTTAGGACTGACAGCCATACATGCAGTAGCAATGGTATTAATTGGCTCAGCAGATTGAGCAGCAGCAATATAACAATTTTAATTTGCTTTCCCTCATTTTTCAAAGATACAAACGACTCAGCAAAGGGAGCTAtgatatatgtaaaatattaatggGTGTCTAATGGAAAATTTTACTTTGAagatgcatgcagcatgcagcTATATGGGAGGCGTCAGAAAATTAAGATAATATATCAAATatcactttaatatatataatagttcaGATtaggaaaatataattttattaatatgattgataagtttatgataaaatttatactttaaagCCTTGCTATTAACAATTTGTGTTGTTCATGAGTTGCATATATAGCTAGCAGTACTACTACATGATCTGCAATTGTAAAGGATTTTACTCACTGTGATACATCATGATGAGCTCATAGATACTTCCCTTTACTTGAAGAtaaaaacttattaatataagcaataaactatatatatatatatatatatagatatagatatctTGAGCATGAGTCCCGACTGCAACAAAAACAGATTGAAAATGGAAAACCCAGATTTCCAGTACTAGATCGACCTGCATATTACAACCTTCTTCCTCCTATAATATTATAGCTTACCATGCAATACTGATGACTACAATTGATCTTTTATAGTGATGAGAACAATTCAGCTTtgcttctttgatgttatatatacaaatttccATTCTACTGGCCTGTGATAGTACTACTACTATTCTTTGGACAAACCCCATGCATTTGTAGATGATCATGCAGTATATGTCCAGAATTAGCTCTAGTATCATTAGGAATAAGTAAAGTACTTGGAAGTAATAGATCATGCACTATGGCAGCAGTACGTACCATGAGTaatagggtttttttttccctctccttcCACTTCCTTGGTCAGATATCATCAATTGAGCTTATCAACCagctttttattatttgtttttttcatgaAGCTAATTGTGTCCTATCATTGATTTATCCCCTAGCTATTAATAATTAGGAAACCTCAGCAGCTCATCATGAcaatacatgatcatgatccCCACCTTAGCAAATTATAAAAGTTTAATTCCTtgctaataatttaattatttctgtCATGTGTCACAGATAAATTTCACATCTAGCTACTATGTCATTCATTTTCTCCTTGTCTTTACTTCAAGGTTTTTGTTGTCATGTAAAGTAATGAGATAATTGGTGTGTTGAAATTTCACTACCTAGGTGTCAATGGACTTTGAAAACATGACCTGAAAGTGGATTGTGGATCACTCAAGCGTCTATTCAATCACATCTCAAAAGATAAACCGAATTCATTCCCTGGATTAATGCACTTAGGAAGTTAGCtactcacaaataaaaaaacaaaatattcatGTAGAGAAGCAACCCTAATCCTTTTAACTCCAAATAAAGATAGACTAGAGAAgacatagaaaaaaaaacatggcaATCTGTCAAGTGAACCTGTATAGAAAAGCAATTCGCCTTGAAAATTTGCAGGTAAAGCCTTAAAGTGgggatgaaaaataaatgaagaataCATCGATTGGCATTAGTACTTAATTGTTAGTCCATCTTAACCACGAAAGACTTCATCATAATTTAGTTTTATCAAGCGGCCAACCTGCTGCTAATCCACCTGATCATGTGGATAGTTTATCATGGTCTTCTTCTACTCAATTCTGATATGTTTGAAACAGAAGCAAAAGAAACATGAGATTCTTATAATTAAGACACAACAATCACTCACAACATAGTATTAAACAAGCTAGATTAATTGCACAATGATCAAATaggataattttgtatattacaTTTCAAACGGAAAGAGAGCATGCACCACATATCATGCTGCAAATTAATGTTTATTCATTCCACACATCAGACATACGAGAGATTGTCCTTGTCTGATAGATTATGATTGTTGTTGCAGGCTTCCGGCCACGATTTGCCAAAGAATTGAAAGTCTGCAAATTGATGCTGCAAAAAATTGTACGAGGAGTTCAGTCATCCGAAAAAATGTAGTTCATCTAcgacactatatatatatatatgcatttgaaaatacatatatgCTTGTCATAGCACATGACATATATAGGAATTAAAGCTAGCTAGACTGGTCGAGATCAGTGCCTTGTTCGCAAAATTCAGTAAACTCATATTGTTTTTTGGAAGTAATTACCTCTTGGGGAATTGCAGTATTGTTCAgagaattgaaaatcaaattattagATGGGCTCCATCTTCCAATAATCAGAAATGAATCGTCATTAACCATGGCTTCTGCAGCCCCTAAATCATGATGATCTCGAGCATGGGAGCTTCTTTCTTCAACCTCAGGCGGTGGCACCTCCAAGGAAAGGTTCATGTTATGGCTTTGAGTTCCAGCAGATTCTTCCCCAGTTTCAAAGGTACTCCAAGAACCTAGCCGGCTCAAGTCACAGTTGGTCGCCTCTTCACATAATTTTGATTCATCAAGTCTCCGACGCCTCAGTTTCTCCGTTCTCTCCCTTGCCCTTGCCCTAGCTTTCTCCCTTGACTCCCTAGCAAGAGGGTGAAATGCACTCTTCCGACACTGCCTTATCTTCTTCTCTTTCACAGCACACGTCGAGGGCTTCTCCTCTGAAGCCGTTCCTTGTTGATTTTCACAAGAAATTGCGACATCATCGATGCCAGACACGACTTCGCACTCAGAAGTAGAGGAAGCACTCTTGACACTAAAGCTGCAACTGCGCTTCAGTTCTCTTGCTAGCTTCCTGATTTCAGGTTTTGCCTGTAGGAGTAGCCACTCAACAGTCTTGCTAGCCTTGTCAAAGCCTAGCATGTCTTGCAGGCCGAAAAACTTGCGGGCAACTTCAAGGGACAATCTCATTCTCCGATCCCTTGGGCCTCGCGCAGTGTTAATCTTGCTGTGCCGATCTCTCTTGCAAGATCGTTTTCTCGGGATCTGCTCGGCCATTTTTTGTCCATTCATCATCATGTGATTTTTGTTGGAATCCACCATATTGTTGGTGACAGCTCCGGCGGTGTTATTAGCAGCTTTTGCTAAGGATTGCTGTTGTTGAAACAACAGGTCATGGTGTTGTTGGATGAAAACATCGTCATCTACGAAAGGGGAAGAGAAGTATTGGCCGAAGAAGGATAAAGGAGATGGGTCTCCTTGTTTTGAATTGCAGATGATATTGAAGTCATGATTTGGAAAAGGATGCTGGAAAAATGGTTGGTCAGAATAAGAGAAAGGGTCACTGCCAATATTGTTACTGTTTGAGGGATACATCTGTGAATATGAATTGCACTGGACAACCCTAACTAGGCCTGACGGTGGCCGGTTGGACTATTAAAGCAGGAGAATGACGTGGGTCGTTTCAATTTTTCCTATTCATTTCATCCTTTTACCTCTCTCTGCAAGTGGAAACCATGAGACTTAGAGAAGGACAACCCTTGATGAGTTAATACTTTCTACCCGAGCTTGAGAAGGACAGCCTCTTGATGATGTACAATGTATgcgtatgtatgtatatttgcTTGTCTTTGcgttttgtgtgtgtgtgtgtgatcatgtgtgtgtgcgtgtgtggtagagagagagagtacattTACCTCCCCTCAGCTTGAGAAAGACAGCAGAGCTCAAATACTGTACGTCGACCAAGGgcttcacagagagagagagagagagagagattgaataAAGATGGCCTGGAAGGGGGAATTTATTGCAGACAAAGAGCCatctttttcttaatcttttctctcttttgggCAAACAGTAGCACTGGCTACTTTAGCGatatttgggaagtgatgagTGGATAGGAAAATACCAAGTAATTGTGGGGTTTCACGTGGTTTGCAGGTGATGAGGAGGCTTTCATGATCATGAACTACTTCCTCCACCCTCAAAAACACTACTACTGATCTTCAACAGGCCCCTCATGATCAatcacaaattaattaagacatgctgcaaattaataatatataataataataataataataataattaatcatatcCACATTGTTATTGTGTTTGTGTGTTTTAGGGGTCGGGAGATCCTCAAGTGGGAAGTCATGTGTCACCGTAATTGGTTTGCTAAAAGGCTTATGTGACTTTTTCATTGGACGATTCATGTTTGCATATATGATTTTACAAAGGATTTCTTAACCTACACGTAGCTGTATCTAAACATGATGAGAAATCGAGGACAATTATTTCACCCCTCCAAGGGGAATGCACTGTGATGAGCCTGCAATTCTCAGGTAATGCACCCTTTGACTGGGCTTCTAATTACACGTCCCTTTcatcaaaaggaagaaatcccatctctctctctctccctctccctctccctctctcttctctctctctctctctatgtgagAATGTCGTTGGGTTCCCTCCCATGCGTGCTTATCTGTTTAACTTTTCTTtgaaaagctctctctctctctctctctctctcattctttctttctctcacaTTGTCAAGAAAGACTTGCTTGTGCTTGTACTTGCCACTGCCATATGCATAGACCTTCTCCAAAACCTAACCAATCAACAAGTGCCCTAGCTACTAAttatcccatctcatcttattttttttcaaaatggcAATAGTCCCATCCACACTTGAAAGCCATCTTTACCTCAACTatatttccatttctttcttgaattttctttccatttataCATGCCGTCCTTGATCCCCACTCATCTCAAACTATCGCTCTCTCCCTCCCTAGCTAGAGCTCATGAGCCTgaccacctctctctctctctctctctctagaactGAGCCTGACTACTTTAGACTAGCATAATTACAAGGACCACATGATATGGCAAAGCTAGGATTGTTCTAAGGTTGCTTTCAAGGAGGAGATAACTATGAAAGAAAAAGGGAGATGAATGTGCCATCAATTAGAGTGGCTGATAATATGAGAATATACcaacaaacccaaaaacaaaacccCAAGTGCGTTTACTTCCTTGGTGAGTTCTTTGCCTCTCTGTAGTCTCATGTGCTGTACCAAAACCCCATATCATGTGGTTGAAATAACAAGGCTTCACAGTATTATTTTTACcgtttccttcatttttcaccatcttttgattcttttcagcttcatttcaattttttttctcagggGATGATATTGCACCATTTTATCAGAGAATTAGGCGATCAAGAAAATTCGGATTACAGCAGCTTGTACGACAAAGATTTCTTTTTTGACTggctttaatatatatttggtgaGTTTTACTTGTAAAACGGATCTCATCAACCTCTTGACTTGAAGTATTAATCCGGTCCAGCTTGATCATGATGAGTCTTTGCTGGTAGTTTATTTGTTTGGAGTATTTATTCATGTACAATTGCTcttagtgttatatatatatatatatatatatatatatatatatatcattcctGCATATTATATACAGGTAGTGATGGGAAAGAAAGTTCGTGTTGCTTTTTATCCTTATGCCATTGAAAATATCTTGTGGCATATGATTTCCAACCGGGCATATTTGGAGGACCATCCCACTGTGTGGGCCTGGAAGAGGGCCAAGAAACCATCGAAATTGCGAATGCTTTCTAGGAAACTATTCCAGGACAGGACAGGGcaaaaagatagagaaagaaaatatgatgCAAAAGaaagatctatatatatatatatatatatatatatatataatagcattTAAGCTGTGAGCCAAACAAGGAGCTATTATATGGGAATATTGCTTTTCCATTTCTCACACAGCCTGACATGACTGTTTTTGTCTATGTTGTGACCAAACAGTATTTGTTTGGTTCATCTGCATGCgcttagatttttattttttatttttactctttCATATCTGACTCATGTGTCCATTATTGTCGTTTTGATGCAAATTGAAAAGCCCAACTTGGCCCATTCTGAGAAAGAtgcatgtctctctctctctctctctctgtctagatcatgaaaacatatataacatgagctggtctttcttttgttttttcttcttctgttatGATATTCTTGACTCCATTGCATGATGTCCTCAAGCTTTGATCTTCACTCCATTGTTGAAACTCATGCTGCCCAACTTTGCAGGGACCCCGGCTCCTAAGCTTTAAACCAGTACCTTTCTAGCTGATCATATCTGATCAGCTGCTGCTTTGCAAGTAATGCTAGCTGTCAAGGAGATAATACCAAATATACTTTTCTCATGTGTGCAACTAACTCAATGTCATGGATGTGGAGGTTGAGTCGGACTCCTGGTTATTGGTTAATTGATTGAAAGGGATTGATTGTGTATGCATGTTGGGCTTTGAGGGAGACTCTGGATAACATAAGTACGTACTTGTGTTTGCCAACAAATTTCTCTGCACTTTGattcatgcatattatatatttctaggGAAGCCTGGCCAATTTTTGGCCAAACAAGGTGCTAAGCCTGGAATAACTTTTGTACGTACCCAGACACCACTCCAGCTTAGGGGAAGACGTACTATACGTACTAATTATGGGTTTTTTGACAGTGGATAGGGTTTGGATTCCATTTGTACGTTGCAAATAGTCATGGCTCAGATCGATCCAGGTGTAGTGATCAGATACTCTTAGCTAAGATTTTATGGAAATGTTGTGAACAGCTTGTTCTCACTTCTCTCAATTTCATGCCACGCTTGTCAGTTTGATTGTCCTCATTGACCTCTAGATCTGCTTAGGTGGATATGTTTAgtaatttgttagatttgtataaaaaacAATCTATTTTCAAGATTGCTTATTTGCCTCCCATGCAAACATATTAGGTtctgtttggatttaaaaaatatttcatctcattattataattttttaaaatttttttataaaatataataaataattcaactttttcaaatctcaaaacaataataatattaaaaaataatattctaataatattttttttaacttttattttttatctgaaatcatctcatttcatctctaaattcaaactaaccttaatattaatgtaaagATAGATTTGTAATCTTTACATCACTacttaacataaaagaaaaaaaaatgtattttggcttttttttagACCTATAAGGGCTACATG
Protein-coding sequences here:
- the LOC109012022 gene encoding transcription factor TCP12-like; this encodes MYPSNSNNIGSDPFSYSDQPFFQHPFPNHDFNIICNSKQGDPSPLSFFGQYFSSPFVDDDVFIQQHHDLLFQQQQSLAKAANNTAGAVTNNMVDSNKNHMMMNGQKMAEQIPRKRSCKRDRHSKINTARGPRDRRMRLSLEVARKFFGLQDMLGFDKASKTVEWLLLQAKPEIRKLARELKRSCSFSVKSASSTSECEVVSGIDDVAISCENQQGTASEEKPSTCAVKEKKIRQCRKSAFHPLARESREKARARARERTEKLRRRRLDESKLCEEATNCDLSRLGSWSTFETGEESAGTQSHNMNLSLEVPPPEVEERSSHARDHHDLGAAEAMVNDDSFLIIGRWSPSNNLIFNSLNNTAIPQEHQFADFQFFGKSWPEACNNNHNLSDKDNLSYV